A region from the Chelmon rostratus isolate fCheRos1 chromosome 6, fCheRos1.pri, whole genome shotgun sequence genome encodes:
- the urahb gene encoding 5-hydroxyisourate hydrolase b, with amino-acid sequence MAVAESSPLTTHVLNTGDGVPAARMALSLHRLDSKLLIWSMLSVGTTNQDGRCPGLISPQAFTPGMYKLRFETGSYWEALGQTSFYPYVEVVFTISDPEQRFHLPLLMSRFSYSTYRGS; translated from the exons ATGGCGGTGGCAGAGTCCAGCCCTCTGACCACTCACGTGCTGAACACCGGAGACGGCGTGCCGGCGGCCAGGATGGCCCTCAGTCTGCACCGACTGGACTCCAAGCTGCTGATCTGGAGCATGCTGAGTGTCGG GACGACAAATCAAGATGGCCGCTGCCCAGGACTCATCAGCCCACAAGCCTTCACCCCCGGCATGTACAAGCTGCGCTTTGAGACGGGCTCGTACTGGGAGGCTCTGGGTCAGACGTCTTTTTACCCGTATGTAGAG gttgTGTTTACCATCAGTGACCCTGAGCAGAGGTTCCACCTCCCTCTGCTGATGAGTCGGTTCTCTTACAGCACCTACAGAGGAAGCTGA